Genomic DNA from uncultured Desulfuromusa sp.:
CGATGCTCTTTTCAAAAAATGAGAGAATCGCAGCAAGCTCAAGAGTCCTTGTTGCCCTGGGAATGATCTTCTTTGGTCTTGAAATCATGAGTGGCGCTTTCAAACCGCTCAGGAGTGACGAAGGGTTCATGAACCTGATGCTCTCTCTTGACGCCCAGTCTCTTCTGAGTATTCTGGGTTGCGTTGCCATCGGCTGCATGATGACCATGATTATTCAGAGCAGCTCAGCAATGCTGGGTATCACCATTGCTCTTGCAACGACTGGAGCTATCCCACTCTACACCGCCATTGCCCTGGTGATGGGTGAAAATATCGGCACGACCATTACCGCCCAGTTTGCCGCTATTGGCGGAAGTATAGCTTCCCGGCGGGCAGCGATGGCCCACAGCGTATTCAACCTGCTTGGTGTGTTTATCATCATCTCCTTTTTTTCGCCCTATGTCGGGATGGTTGAAAAACTTGTTCCGGGAGTAGCAAGCTTTACCAATGCTGAAGGAAACCATCCTTACATTGCTGCCCACATCGCTATGGCACATACGATCTTTAATGTCACAGCCACTCTGGTGATGTTGCCCTTTCTCAATTATCTTGCCCAGCTCGTCATCAAAATAGTGCCGGAAAAACAGGGTGCTGAAAAAGGATCGTTCAAATATATCGGAGCCCCCGGGACCATCCCCATAGCCATGGGGATTCCGATGATCTTTGAAGAACTCAAGAGGATGCAAAGGCGTGTTCACAAAGCTCTGCGCCATTCAGGGAGCTTTCTGCAACGTAACCTCAAAGGACGCGATCGTTTCTATCGCAAAGTAACTGCCCTTGAAGATGAAACAGATATCATTCAACACGAAATCACATCTTTTACGGTCACCTTAATGCAAGCGGGAAATGCCAGTAATACCCAGTCAGACAGGGCTTATAGCTATATCCGTGCAGCCGATGAGCTGGAGTCTATTGCTGACTATGCCGCCTCTCTTTGTTCATATATGAAACGTCTTGATAAATACGAGCTCGACTATAGTCAGGATGGTTGGGATGATCTGATCGGCTTTCATCACGAGGTCTTTTCTTTCTTCACTCAGGTCTGTAAGGCTTTTAATACAGAGGATGCGAGCAGCACACGGAAAATATACGACGAGGCCAGCAGACTTAACGACTTGGCCGATAGAATTCGCAGAGCACACCTTGACCGGATGAAGGATGGAAGCTGCGCTGCGCTCCCCGCACTGACTTTCAGCGACATGGCCGTTGCTCTGCGACGGATCAAGAACCACACTGTCAACCTGCACGAAGCTCTCTTTGCCGACACCTCATTAGGAGCTTGAACTGATACTCCTGACTGATGGCAGTGTAGACACGCAAACAAAAATTGGCTATGGCGCTTATTTGGCCATTTTCACTACAGACTTTTCGTTGTCTGAATTAAACCTGGAAACTTCAGTCTCCAAGCTGAAGAATCAAGTAAAACTTAAACGTTTTGAGCAGACATCATCCACCACGCTGGAATTACAGACTTTATTATGGGCTCTCGGAGAGATACAGACATCAGGGCGACAGGTGAAGGTCTATACAGATTCACAAAATATCATCGCCTTACCGGGAAGACGTAGCCGTCTGGAACAGAACAACTATCGCTCAAATAAAAACATCCTTCTTAAAAATTCGGCATTGTATCGGCAATTTTATCAGCTATCAGAACATTTCGATTGTCAATTTATCAAAATTCCGGGACACCAGCCGACAGCACAAAAAGATATCATTGCAAAACTCTTCGGCCTGGTGGATAAAGCGTCAAGAAAAGCGTTAAGGAAAGATCTCAGTCGATATGCTTAAGCTTACGATCCTGCGCCCATGTCCGAGGGGAAAAATAAACGCCGCGAAGATTCTTCTCATCATGAAGGGAATATTCCTGTTATTGATTCTGCCCACACTGTTACTCTCCTGCACGGTTCCAAGGGTCAAACATCCGGAGTCTGGCAACAAAGATAAAATAAAAATTGCACGGCTTCTTGACCAAGCCGGACAGATTCAAGATCCAGGGCAGAAAATCACCTTCATCTCTGCTGCATTTCTAGGAACCTCTTATCTCGCCAACACCCTGATCGGCAGTTCCACAACACAAGAAGTCTTTGTTCTCCAGCTCGACGGGGTTGATTGCTTTACCCTGCTTGACTATGTAGAAGCGCTCCGCAGAAGTTCCTCTTTTGATGAATTTAAAGAGACTCTGCGCCATCTCCGTTATCGCCGAGGCCAGGTCGATTTTTTAGCCCGAAATCATTTCTTTTCCGAATGGGGAAACAGTGATTTCTCCCAACTCCAGGATGTCACTTCTCTGGTTGGTGGGATAAATGTTCTCAGGGTGAAAAAAACATTAAATCAGAAAAATGACACGACTTTATTTTTACCCGGATACCCGGTAAAGAAAAGGGAGATTGCCTTTATCCCTGCTGAAGCGATTGACAAATCACTTCTGTCCCGATTGCGTAGCGGAGATTATATCGGCATTTATAGCTCCGCCCCCGGTTTGGATGTCACTCATACAGGTATCATTGTTAAAACAGAAGAAAAAATAATGTTTCGACATGCGTCCTCCAAGGATTTATTTAAAAAAGTTGTCGACGAAGATTTTGCTTCTTATCTTGGGGGGGAAAAGGGAATTATTGTTTATCGAGCAATCAATAAGAGCCAGGAAAAGGAAGGACGATAAAATCGTCAACCCGTTTTGCCCATACGGAAAGAATCCATGTCAAACACAAACCCAGCGAAACCGAGGCCTGTTTATCTAACCCCGGCCTGCGCACGAAAATTAAGAGCTGAACTCAAAGAGATCCTCTATCAACTGCGACCGGAAATGGTTAAAACTGTGGCCTGGGCGGCAAGTAACGGTGACAGAAGCGAAAATGCCGATTATCACTATGCCAAAAGAAAGCTCAGACAATACGATGGCCGCATCCGCTTTCTCAGCAAACGTCTGGAAGAAGCAACCATTGTTGACCCGGTTGAGCAACAGAAAGTTGCTAAAGGAAAAGCCCTCTTCGGTTCTACCGTCACTGTTGAAAATGAAGAAGGTGAGGAGAAAACATTCTGCATCGTTGGCCCTGACGAGCTTGATCCCTCCCGCGGCTATGTCAGCTGGATTTCTCCTATTGGTCGTGCTCTCTTGGGCTCATCAGCAGGGGATGTGGTTTCTTTTATGACACCAAGAGGGCCGACTGAACTGGAAATTATCAAGGTTGAATACAAAAACCTGGAGTCACTGAATTTTACAGGAGAATAAAGATATGGAGCTTGATCTGGAAAAACTGAGGCATCTGATCAACAAACGTGCCGCTGAGATTGAAAAAAGTGTTGCAGGAACCGGCTATCTGCCGAAAACAGTGATCGGTGTTGCGACCTTCTTACTCGATAACGAAGGAGATATTGATTTACTGACTTCGAAACAACAGGTCACTTTTGAAAGATTTTTACGACCACTCCTGTAACTTATTGTCATCTCCCCCGGTGCGAAAAACCAGAGGGGATGACAGCTTCTTCCCCTGACTTCCCTCGTACGGTCTCCCGATAAGCCATTGCTAAAATATACGCCTGCATTCTTGCACAGTCTTTTTACCTTGATAATCTCTAATAAAATTATTATTATTACTTTCTCTTTATGTTGTTCGGCAGCCAAAGCGTTAATACCTATTCTTAAGGAGCATTTACATGCGTCCACTTTCATTGCGCACGAAACTGATTTCCGGCGGGGTATTATTTCCCGCAGTTCTGCTACTTGGCCTATTTATTTCGTTTTACATATTCGAAAAAGGTAGCAGCCTTGATTCTGTCATTGACAAATCCAGAATTCTGGCAAGAACAGTGGAATCAACCCGGATGGAAATGGAGGATAAGTGGCAACAGGGCTTGTTCAATGTCGCGATGTTAAAAGAGTGGGCCGACAACGGAGAGCAGGATAAGATTCTCGCCTCTGTTCCTGTGGTCTCTGCCTGGAATGCGGCAATGCGAAAAGCTGAAGAAGGGGGATATATTTTCAAAGTCCCCAAATTTCATCCACGCAATCTAAAAAACACTCCGGATGATCTGGAAGCACGGGTGTTGAACCTGATGAAAGACCAGAACTTAAAAGAGCACTACGAGATAGACCAGGACACAAACTCGGTGCATTATTTCCGTGCTGTCTACTTGTCGGAGACCTGTTTGTACTGCCACGGAAATCCGTCCAAATCTGAGGAATTCTGGGGGAACAGCAATGGTGTTGACCCAACCGGAACCCGCATGGAAAATTGGAAAGTTGGCGAACTCCACGGAGCTTTTGAAATCATTCATTCTCTTGACAGTTCAGATGCCGCTCTAGCCTCAACCATCACATTGGCTGGTGGGCTATTTATCGTTCTCTTAGCTGCTGCGGGTGCTTTAATTGCTCTGTTTACAACAAAAGCAGTGGTTAACCCGGTAAAAGAATCAATGAGAATGATTGAAGGCCTGGAAAGAGGTGAGCTGAATAATCGGATTAAAACCAACCGTACTGATGAGCTGGGGCGTTTGTCCAACGCACTTAACAACTTCGCAGACAACCTTCGTGATGAAGTTCTGGAAGCCTTCAATCGTCTGGCGCAGGGTGATTTCAGCTTTAAAGCCAAAGGTTTGATTGCAGCCCCCCTGGACAATGCCTGCCAAGGATTAACCCGAGTGATGCAGACAGTTCAAGACGCCAGCGATCAGATTTCTTCGGGAGCCAGCCAAGTTTCCGAAACAAGTTCTTCTCTTGCAAACGGTGCAACCCAACAAGCTGCAGCACTGGAAGAAATTTCTGCCTCGATGACGGAAATGAATGAGCAGACCAAGAATAACGCTGAAAATGCAGCTGCAGCAAATAAGCTCTCAGATGAAGCCAGAATAGCTGCGGACAGGGGAAATCAACAGATGCAAACCATGGTCAATGCCATGGAGGACATCAAAGGTTCAGCTCAGAACATCAGTAAAATTATCAAAGTCATTGACGAAATTGCTTTCCAGACAAACTTGCTGGCACTCAATGCAGCGGTTGAAGCTGCTCGAGCCGGACAACACGGTAAGGGCTTTGCTGTTGTCGCTGAAGAAGTCCGTAATCTTGCTTCCCGCAGTGCCAAGGCAGCACGGGAAACAACCGCTCTAATCCAGGGTTCTGTAGATAAAACCAACAACGGTTCTGAAATTGCACATGAAACCGCAAAATCACTCAACGACATTGTGACCGATGTCACCAAAGTTTCTGATCTTGTCGCTGAAATTGCTGCGGCCAGTCATGAGCAATCAACGGGAATTTCGCAGGTCAATGAAGGACTGGCCCAACTGGATGAAGTCAATCAGCAGACGACATCAACATCTGAAGAAAGTGCTGCAATTGCAGAAGAGCTTTCCAGTCAGACCTCTGATATGCAGCGAATGCTGCAACGGTTTACTCTCAGCGGCGCAGCCCCTGGAAGAACAGTTGCGCCACCAGCCCCAAAAAAGATACAGGCACCAGAGCCTCAGGTACCGCAACAGTCACCAGCATCACCAGCAGCTGCTGAATGGGGTGGGACACCTTCAGCTCAGGTCATTAAACTTGATGATGATGATTTTGGAAAATACTGAAACTCGCTAGACGTAGTGTTCTGAATCAATCCCCTATCGGGCATCCGGTAGGGGATTTTTTATTCATCTGTATGACTTAACGCTAAAATCCGGCATACTTATGATCAACAATAAAGGAACCGTCAATGGAAGACTTGCACATTACTGAAAATATTATTATTTCAAAGCAGGAAATAGACTTAACAGCAATCCGCTCACAAGGCGCCGGAGGGCAGAATGTGAATAAAGTCTCCACCGGAATTCATCTCCGCTTTGATATTCAGGCGTCATCCCTTCCTGACAATTTGAAACAGCGCCTGCAACAATCAACCGACCATAGGATCAGCAAAGAAGGCATCATTATCATCAAATCTCAGCAAACCCGGAGTCAGGAACAGAACCGTGTTCATGCGCTGCAAATGCTGCAAACACTTATTCAGGCCGCTACGGTGTCACAACGTCCCAGAAAGAAAACCCGACCGAGTAAAAGATCGCAGGAGAAGCGAATGGAGAAAAAAAAGCTTCATAGCCGCGTGAAAGAGTTAAGAAGAAAAATCACTGATTAGTTTACGACTGAAAAGACTCCACTTTCCAACCCTTCATCCGCATGAATAACGACGCCTTTCTTCTTGCCGCATAACCTTAAATACTATACATTAACATCAACTATTATTTAACTGTACTGCGAAGCCTATGTCTCATTTAAATTATCTGATTGTTGAACAGCAGCAGAAACCACCCGAGAATCTTCCGGAGATTCTCAAAGAACTGTCGCAAAAGTTTCAACTTGATATCTATCAGTGTCGCCAGAGGCTGATAGGACGGGGACTCTCCCTTCTGACAAAAGGGCAACCTGAAACATTGAGCCAAATTTCAGTTATCCTGAAAGAGGCTGATTATACTCATTGGCTTTTAAAGCCATCCAAGACAGGTTTTGTTCCTCACAAAATTCGTAACCTGCAAATCGATGCAGAGGGCATCACCTTTGGTTGCCACAAAAAAGACGTTGTGTTTCCGAAAGGGGGCACCATCCTCGCTATCTTTGCAGAAATCACCGGAAAGCTCGCTGAAAAAAGTGTTAACCAACTCCTCTCCAGTCATGCGTACCGGGGACGGGATGACATTCGACATTTAGAAGCGAAGAAAATTTATACAACCATACTGCAAGGCAAACCGGTCCTGGACCTTTATCTCCTCAATGACAACAAGCAAGTCAAAGATGCCGTACGTATTTTTCCTGGTAAATTTGATCCGCAAGGGCTGGGAGCAAGGGCCACCCTCAGCAGCAAACAGAATCTGGAACAGATTTTAGAAGTGGCCAGGGAATATTCTGGAGAATTCCACTTGCACACCGATTTTGGACTGGTGAACTTACCGGGAACAACGTTACGCCGTGACGATTTGGAAAATCCGGAAACGCAGCGACAGAACCTGTTAAGCCTGGCTCGCTACGGCTGGTTGATGGCAGACTTGCTGCAATCAGAACAAATCATCCCATCACAAAAGCACAGAGAAGATAAGATTGACACAAACGCCGGCGCCGCAATTTTAATGCAGAGTTCGGCTCTTGCAGCAGGGGGATCGCTAGAAGACAGCCTTCCTCTAAGCAAAGAAATCCGTGCGGAAATCGATGCAGCAACAGCCCGGGAAGAAAACACTTCAGTTTCCTCCGTTGCCAACTCGGACCCGGGCCTACCGCCTCCTCCACCGGCAAAAAAGAGAGCGGGTTGGTCTCATCCCGGTTTTTGGTTTGGGAGTACAGGCGCTGCGATTTTCGTCGCCTTTATCCTGCTGGCGCAATTTTCAAACGGTGACGTTCTGAACAGCATAGCCTATTATTCTTTTGCCTCAGGAGCTGTCCCTTTCTTCATCGCCACACTGATGCTCTGGTATGCTTTTTATTTTCTGAGAATGAAACGGCAAATAGAAAACACGCCAACCAGTAAAGTCCGTTCCGTTGCAATGGGAATGGTCGAAGTTAAAGGCCGGGCTATTCGCCGTTATGCGTTGATTTCACCCATGGCCAATACCCCTTGCGTCTTTTACCGCCTTACGAAGTACCGCCGTGACAAAAACAATCAATGGCGGGTCAGCAGTGTCAGCAGTAGTGACAATGTCCCCTTTTTTTTAGAAGATGACACTGGTCGAATTGAAATAAACCCGGCAGGATGCCGGATCAGTGCCGGAACCAGGCAAGAAGGATCACCGGGACAAATTGGACTGATGCGGGGTATTCATGACAGTGACGATAAGTGGGTTGAAGAGGTTATTGTTGACGGAACCCTGATCTATGTTCTCGGATATGCGTCTTCCAGACAGGCAGATGGCCCCACAGTAACAGAACAAAAAATTGCAGCGCTGCGTGAATTAAAACGACATCCTCAGGATCTCAAGCAGTATGATTTTGACGGTGATGGAAAAATCAGTGCAGAGGAGTGGGATGCTGCCCGCAATGCCGTGAGTGAAAACGTGCTGAAGAAATCTTTGCAGGACAAACAACAACGCAAAAAGCAGGAAGAGCATATTGTGATCGGCAAAAAAAAAGGTCGCCCCCTGATCATTACCGAAACGCACTCAGAAGAGAATCTCACCAGTCGCTATTTTTACTACAGTATTCCGCTGTTTTTTGCATCTGCAGTGGCAACCGCTAGTGCAATTTATCTGTTGTTGAATTTTCTGAAGCACTAACAGCTTTAATAACAAAGGAGAATAATTATGGGTGGTTTAATCACATTAGGAGTTTTTCTGCTGATCCTGTTCGGAGTGATTATTTATACAGTCATCATCTACAACGGTTTTGTTGCGTTGAAGAATAATATCGAGCAGAACTGGAGCAATATCGACGTCCTCCTGAAACAACGCTATGATGAACTACCAAAACTGATCAAAGTCTGCGAAGGGTATATGCAACATGAACAAAAAACCCTGGAAGCGGTTGTTAAGGCGCGTTCAATGGTCAATTCAGCCCAGAGTGACGAGCAGAAACTGCAGGCACAGAATGCTCTGACAGACACATTGAAATCATTGTTTATGGTGGTTGAGCGATACCCGGATCTCAAAGCGGATACAGGCTTCAGGCAACTCAGCAATCGAATTTCTGAAATTGAAGATCAAATCGCTGACCGCCGCGAACTTTATAATGCTTCCGTGACTATCTACAACACCCGACTGGACCAATTTCCGGATGTCATGATTGCAAGAATTTTTAATTTTGACCGCCGCGCACTCTGGAAAATTGATCCGGCGCACCGCCAGGATGTTGAAGTTAATTTTCAACATAGTTAATTGCGTTCCAAACTTGAAGTCGGCTTTAGGAAGGAACAGAACGGCATCAATTTTCCTGCTGCTCATATTTAAAAAAAATTAAATTCTGAGCGGGAACAGTCGATAAGGAGTATGCCTCTTCTAATCCGAAACCGAATCCTGACTTGTCTTTCCATGGATGGAATCAGGCTGAAGGAAGAATCTTCATGGCGCTCAATTATTACCGACTCTTGGGGGTCCCCCCTGATGCTGGGCAGCGGCGGATAAAATCCGCATATCGCAGCCTGGCCAAACGTTTTCATCCCGACCGCAATCATGGGGCGGAAACAGCTTCTGAACTGTTCCGGCAGGTCAACCATGCTTACAGGATTCTATCGGATGCAAAATTACGTCAACAGTATGATCAGAAGCTGGCCCAGGAGGAGAATTCCCGGGAACATGCTCCCAATGCCACAGCAGGATCTCACCACCTAGAGCCACAGCAGAAGTTCAACCGGTTCATCAATTCGCTTCTGGATGCTCTATTCGGTAAAATTGACGATCCTGGCCTGCCGAAAAGCGACAGAACTCCTAAAACAAGACAAACAACTAGAAAGGTTGGCAAACCCGCCTTCAATTTTCACTATAATCTCGCCATCGAGAAGGGGAAAACTCCCTATGTCCGGGGAGAAGACGGCGTATTCAGAAAAGTCTCCTCAAAAAACCAGGGCAGATAGTTCTTGCCTCATACTGCTCAAGCCAGCACCCCAACTGTAGATCTGAAAATATTCCCTGTATTTGACAAACTCGGGTTGATGTTTCAGCTTGACTCCGCGTATCATTCAGCCAGGTTAGTAACGCTGATGGACAATTGATCACGGAGGACCCGATGTCAGATAATAGTGATTTGAAAATGTGTGAACTGAAAGCGAAAGGGCTGATGGAAGAAATTGACCAGCGTTCAATCAGTCCGGTGGTTGTCTGCGGAAAATGCGGTGCAAAGGCAGATAAACCAGAGTATCTCCATAATCCACGCCCATTGATGAAAAAGAAAATCGATAACTTTTGGAGTTAAAACGAATGCAACAGATAATGGATTTTTTCACCGAGAATGACTGTTTTGCCCGCCACTGCGGCATTGAACTTATAGAATTGAAACCGGGCCATGCAAAAGCTAAAATGGACATTCAACCATTCCACATGAATGGCGCCAAAACAGTCCAGGGAGGAGCTATATTCACGTTAGCGGACTTCACCTTTGCGGCAGCTGTCAACAGTCAGGGAAGGCTGGCTATGGCAATTAACACTTCAATATCTTTCTTCAAACCGACTCTCGACGGCACTCTCTACGCAGAGGCTGAAGAACTCTCCATAAGCCATAAACTGGGTTATTATCAGATCAACATTACTGATATGAATCAGCAGTTGGTGGCTCAGTTTCAGGGAACCGCTTACCGTAAGCAGAAACCCATATTAACAGAGACAATGGAATAAACATAAGAATACCTGGCACAGCAACGTGTCAGCTGAAGGAGAATAGCAGAATGATTAATGCAAATGATCTACGTAAGGGGATTGTTTTTCAACTTGATTCAGCACCCTGCATTGTAATTGATGTCAGCTTTCAGTCCCCAACAGCACGCGGGGGAACAACCCTGGTCAAAACGAAATATCGTAATCTCATCACTGGACAAGTCTTAAACAGCTCTTTCAAAGCCGGAGATCGTATGGATGAGGCCGATTTTGCTCGTCGCAAAGGTCAATTCTTATATGCCAGCGGTGATCAAGGGGTATTCATGGATCAGGAGAACTATGAACAATACGAAATCAGCGGTGAAATTTATGATGATGTCAAGGGCTTCCTCCTCGAAAACGGAGACGTCAGTCTGGGGGTATTCAATGATCAGGTCGTCACCCTTGAAGTTCCACAAGTGGTCGAATTAATTGTGACTGAAACCGCTCCAGCTATCCGCAATGCCACGGCAACAGCGCAAACCAAGGAAGCGATTCTGGAAACGGGAATTTCAGTCCAGGTTCCCGGCTATCTCGAATCCGGTGAAAAAATAAAAATAGATACCCGAGACGGTCGCTTTGTCTCCCGGGCTTAATTATTTTACTCCTGTTCAACAAACCAAGACTCTATTTTCTCTGAAACCTGGAACGCCAACATGCTCGAAATTGAACTGATTAAGGAAAAGCTCACCCATATTCCGTTGCAACCCTTGCAGCAGAAGTTTGACCGACACGCAGCCGTCGCTATGCTGCTTCGAAATAACAACCAAAGAACCGAGGTTCTGTTCATCCGTCGCGCAGAGGATGACAGGGATCCCTGGTCTGGAGACCTTGGCTTTCCCGGTGGCAAGATAGAAGAGCAGGATGAGAGTCCGCGTGCGGCCGCCGAACGGGAAACATGTGAAGAGATCGGTTACCGGCTTAATGACGAAAACTACCTGGGGCAAAACAATGATCTCATTGGAGCCTACCTTTCCGTGCATATTTCCTGCTTCATCTATCAGGTAGAGCATGACGTTCCATTTAAGCTCAACGATGAAGTTGTTGATTTGTTCTGGGTGCCACTCCAAACCTTGCTTGACCCACCCCGCAATCAACAACTGACATTTTTTTACCGTGGCAAAAGTCGCAGCCACCCCGCCATCAAACTTGACGAATGGAGTGATCGCCCCCTCTGGGGAATCACTTACCGCTTGCTTGACAATTTTCTCAATCTCTTTGATCTTTCTTTCACTTATCCGGAACGCCGATAACCTGTTATAATCGCTTTATAAAAAACCTTTAGAGAACCGACAAACAAAAGGCCGCAAATCAGGAGAATAAAATGAAACGTGCAACCCGCCTCGTCAATTTTGATTCTTTTTGTCAAAATAAAGACACGGATTCACCGCACACAATAAATCCCCCAATCTATAGAGGGTCAACGGTTCTATTTAAGAATTTTGCCGATTTCACTCTGGCGACTTCAGGAAAGCACCAGGGCATTACCTATGGAACGGATCGCATGCCCACCCAGCGAGCATTTGAAGAAGCAGTCAGAGAGCTTGAGGGAGGGGCCTTAACCCGGGCTTTTCAATCAGGAATCAGCG
This window encodes:
- a CDS encoding CoA pyrophosphatase, whose translation is MLEIELIKEKLTHIPLQPLQQKFDRHAAVAMLLRNNNQRTEVLFIRRAEDDRDPWSGDLGFPGGKIEEQDESPRAAAERETCEEIGYRLNDENYLGQNNDLIGAYLSVHISCFIYQVEHDVPFKLNDEVVDLFWVPLQTLLDPPRNQQLTFFYRGKSRSHPAIKLDEWSDRPLWGITYRLLDNFLNLFDLSFTYPERR